The proteins below are encoded in one region of Colletotrichum lupini chromosome 5, complete sequence:
- a CDS encoding KilA-N domain-containing protein, which yields MNSERVPSLPLPNLHQAYSSGTSSPRVSSIGSASSSHAGSQSSFTSAASSHGPKTPSPTLPINAAIPGSSGQPLGGYEHYPAMNQPAADMYYQQHISAGQAPPPQTVTSGAMSYHSQPPPLQPSHLPQYQQQTQYGQPYGYANGLTSPQSAPVNNGMGGQNVLPLPGVNPGGFQGFDTTGQVAPPGMKPRVTATLWEDEGSLCFQVEARGICVARREDNHMINGTKLLNVAGMTRGRRDGILKSEKVRHVVKIGPMHLKGVWIPFERALDFANKEKITELLYPLFVHNIGALLYHPTNQTRTNQVMAAAERRKAEQSQMRGAPQNGAPGLPSIQQHHHHSMGLPGPQQPLPSHANMGRPTLDRAHTFPTPPTSASSVMGGSMGASDNGFQWAQSQGMTNAQPQNPMSIDTGLSNARSMPATPASTPPGSTIQNMQPYQTGTQQYDSSRAMYNQSSQQSPYQTSQGSQDRSVYGQNDPYAKSDMGPPSARPAATSATQDQKPSNGIMHPDSNAPQPAGEEEADHEHDAEYTHDSGAYDANRGSYNYSAPPVGSLATEHQHLSPEMTGSPNHPPASGRATPRTATAPQPYYSQQAGYSTPPRVAQQSSSNLFNVITDRNSAAAGGNNVYQTQSDMNSMPNGYPSQMNGASSGIKRGRDDDDDLQRPLSGGSMDMKRRKTLMNSAVPTYDTMARAPPVMAQQQQGR from the exons ATGAACAGCGAGAGAGTGCCGTCTCTTCCATTGCCCAACCTGCATCAGGCGTACTCATCGGGTACCTCGTCACCCCGGGTCAGCTCAATCGGCTCCGCTTCAAGCTCTCACGCAGGCTCGCAGTCGTCCTTCACGTCGGCCGCATCCTCCCACGGACCCAAGACACCTTCTCCCACTCTGCCCATCAACGCGGCGATCCCTGGATCTTCCGGTCAGCCACTTGGTGGTTACGAGCATTACCCCGCCATGAATCAACCTGCAGCAGACATGTACTATCAGCAACATATTTCTGCCGGCCAAGCGCCACCGCCCCAGACCGTGACCTCCGGCGCAATGTCTTACCACTCCCAGCCACCGCCGTTACAGCCAAGCCATCTGCCTCAATATCAGCAGCAGACTCAATACGGCCAGCCGTACGGTTATGCCAATGGCTTGACTTCGCCTCAAAGCGCTCCCGTGAACAACGGAATGGGTGGACAGAACGTGCTGCCTCTCCCAGGTGTCAACCCTGGAGGTTTCCAGGGTTTCGACACCACTGGTCAAGTCGCCCCTCCCGGTATGAAACCCAGAGTCACGGCCACTTTGTGGGAGGATGAAGGCAGCCTGTGCTTCCAGGTTGAGGCACGAGGCATCTGTGTTGCGCGTCGCGAGG ATAATCACATGATCAATGGCACCAAGCTATTGAACGTCGCGGGTATGACCCGCGGTCGCCGCGATGGAATTCTCAAGAGCGAGAAAGTGAGACACGTCGTAAAGATTGGCCCTATGCACCTTAAGGGTGTCTG GATCCCTTTTGAGAGAGCTTTGGACTTTGCAAACAAGGAGAAGATCACCGAACTGCTCTATCCCCTCTTCGTCCACAACATTGGCGCTCTGCTCTACCACCCCACGAACCAGACTCGCACCAACCAAGTCATGGCTGCTGCTGAACGCCGCAAGGCAGAACAGAGCCAGATGCGCGGTGCCCCTCAGAATGGCGCCCCTGGGCTGCCGTCTATTCAACAGCACCATCATCACTCTATGGGACTGCCTGGACCTCAGCAACCACTGCCGTCCCATGCTAACATGGGCCGTCCCACTCTCGACCGCGCCCACACGTTTCCTACTCCCCCGACTAGCGCTTCTAGCGTAATGGGTGGCAGCATGGGCGCCTCAGACAACGGATTCCAGTGGGCTCAATCTCAAGGAATGACCAACGCGCAGCCCCAGAACCCCATGTCTATTGACACTGGCCTCAGCAATGCCCGTTCCATGCCGGCAACTCCTGCCTCCACACCGCCTGGCTCCACCATTCAGAACATGCAGCCCTATCAGACCGGCACACAGCAATACGACAGCTCGAGGGCCATGTACAACCAGTCTTCTCAGCAGTCCCCTTACCAAACCAGCCAGGGCTCGCAAGATCGCTCCGTATACGGCCAGAACGACCCATACGCTAAGAGCGATATGGGTCCTCCGTCAGCACGGCCCGCTGCAACGAGCGCCACCCAGGATCAGAAGCCCTCAAACGGCATCATGCATCCTGATTCCAATGCTCCTCAGCCTGCGGGCGAGGAAGAGGCAGACCACGAGCACGACGCCGAGTACACCCACGACAGCGGCGCCTACGATGCCAATCGCGGATCGTACAACTACTCGGCTCCTCCCGTTGGATCCCTTGCCACCGAACACCAACACCTCTCTCCTGAGATGACGGGTTCGCCCAACCACCCTCCTGCATCAGGCCGTGCTACTCCCCGTACCGCCACTGCACCTCAGCCCTACTACTCCCAGCAGGCCGGCTACAGCACGCCTCCGCGTGTCGCTCAGCAATCTTCAAGCAACCTCTTTAATGTAATCACCGACCGCAATTCTGCAGCTGCTGGCGGTAACAATGTTTACCAGACCCAGTCCGACATGAACTCCATGCCCAACGGGTACCCCTCACAGATGAACGGTGCCTCGAGTGGCATCAAGCGTGGTCGtgatgatgacgacgacCTGCAGCGTCCGCTGAGCGGTGGCAGCATGGACATGAAGCGCAGAAAGACGCTCATGAACTCGGCTGTTCCCACGTATGACACCATGGCTCGCGCTCCCCCCGTTATGGCTCAACAGCAGCAAGGAAGATAG